The Meiothermus sp. genome segment TTCTTCGCCCTTTAGCCCCTGGCCCCAGGCAACCAAACCCCCACCCGGGCCCCACCCCCGGGGCGATTCTCGGCGCGGGCCTTGCCTCCCATTCCCTGGGCGATAGCGGCTACCATCGCTAAGCCCAGGCCTACCCCATCGCTTCGGTCGTTCTTGACGAAAGCTTCGAAAGCTCTGGGCAGAACCTCGTTCGGGAAGCCGGGGCCTCGGTCGTAGACCCAAAGCCAGAACCCTTTATGCTCGGGCTCGAGCACAATCTTCTCCAGACCACCAGCGTGCTTTTGGGCGTTCTGAACAAGGTTTTCAATCACCAGCGAAAGCAGCCTGGGGTCGGCCTCCACCCATCCACTCCCCTCAACCTGTAGCCCGCGTTGCTCGAGAAAAGCTTTCAAGTTCAGCGGCTCTACCGGTACCCGGCCCTGGCCTTCCAGCCGGGCCAGGGTTAGCAAGCCCTGCAAAAGCGACTCCATGCGCAGCGCCTCGCGCAGGGCGCCCTCGGTGGCCCTGGGTTCCCCGGGCCGGCGCTGCAACACCTCCAGGTAGCCCTTGAGGGCAGCCAGGGGGTTGCGCAGTTCGTGCGAGGCCCCGTAGGCAAAACGCCGCGCAGCCTGCTCCTGCACTTTGAGCCGGTGCAGAGCGGCTTTAAGCTCGTTCATCAGGGTATTCATGGCTTCCACCGCAGGACGGGCTTCGGGAAGCAGGGGCGACGGAAGCGGCTCGAGGTTTTCGGCGTTGCGCCGGGCCAGTTCCCGCGAAACCGTGTCCAGCGGACGCAGCGACCGGGAAAGGCCAAAGGCCCCCACCGTAAACGCCAGCAGGGCCAGCACACCCCCAATCCCCAGATAAATCTGCAGCAACCGCTGGGGTAGAGCGGCCACCTCTTCCAGAGGGGTGCCCAGGCCCAATCCCCCCACGTCGCTGGGCAGCGCCACCCACAACCAGTTGTCCCGAATCTGGCGAAAGCTCTGGCCCTGGGACAGCGCCTCCTCGAGGCCCTCGGGGAGTTGATAATCGCCCAGGTCGGTGTAGGCAATGCGGCCTGCGGGGCTCAGGATAAAGCCAACCCCGCCGAACTCCTGCACTATTTGCGCCAAATCCTGAATGCGCACCTGCCCTTGACTGACCAGAAAACCCAGCCTGAAGAGGGCGGCCCGCTCGAGGGTATCCTGCACGGTGCGCTGGGCCTGCCGAACCGTTAAAACACCCAGCGGAACCCAGAGCAGGGCCAGGGCCAGCAGCAGCCACAGGAGTAGTCGCAGGCGAAGGGTCATGAGTAGGGTCGGGGAACCGGGAGCAGGGGTCGGGGGTCAGAGCAAAGCGGTGCGTTGGGTGCTGTGGGCCTCGATCACTTCCTCAAGATATAGCCATGCCCTCGCAGGGTGTGGAGCAGCATGGGCTCACCCAAGGCACGGCGCAACGCAGAAAGGTGCACCTCGAGGGTGTTGGGCTCGACTTCCTCGCCCCAGACCCGCTGCATCAGGGTTTCCTTGGGCAAGAGGCGCTCGGGGTGCTCCAAAAAACACTGCAATATCTGCAAGGCTTTAGGCGAAAGCTCCAGCAGCCGCTCCCCCCGGCGGGCCTCCATTTTGCGTGGGTACAGCAGTACATCGGCGTAGGAGAGCACCTCCGCGTCGCGCTTACTGCGACGCAACAGGGCCTCGAGGCGGGCCACGAGCTCCGAAAGGGCGTAGGGTTTGACCAGATAGTCGTCGGCCCCTTCACGCAGGCCTTTGACCCGCCACTCCACCTCGTCCAGGGCCGTGAGCATCAGCACCGGCACCGCACTCACCCGGCGAATCTCGCGCAAAACCCCAAATCCATCGCCCCCCGGCAACAGCACATCCAGCACCACCATATCCGGGCCCTCGGCCAGCTTGCGCAAACCCTCGGCGCCACTGGCCGCTTCCAGTACCTGGTAGCCCTCGAGCTCCAGCCCCAAGCGCAACGCTTCACGTACCCCCAGATCGTCTTCGATCAGCAGCACCAAGGCCATAAGGCTATTGTGGCAGATCCAGGCTGAGCCTGGGCTTAAAGAAGCAAAAGCCGAAAGCTGAAGGCCCAAAGCTCAAGTTATACCAGATTCGGTTAGTTCGTCACTAAACAGTGACGAACCAACCCGACTGAAAGGAGTGCTCTAGGATTCAAAAAGATAGCCTCTGGATTTTTTGGTTTGAATGACTATCTTTTTGAATCCGGTATTAGACAACTGGCTCATGGCAAATAATCCAGAGCGCTAAGTGTTGCTCTATTCGGGCAGGCCCCGCACAAAGAGGTCTACCCCTTCTTGTAAGAGCATTTCAGCCGAAAAACCGGGCATGTGCTGGGCGGTCATGTATGCCCCGTGCACGATTGAAGTGAACACCACCGCGAGCGCTCTGCCATGTCCAGGTGAGACTTTCTCCAATATATTTGCGAGTTGCTCCACAACCCGGCTCATAGCTTCTCGGGCCAGCAACACCGCTTCCTGATCGCCCCCCCGGCGGCTCGAGTGGGCGGTCATGAGGGCGGTCAGAGGTTCTACCTGACCACGGTAGGCCAGGGCCAGGGCCATCAGGCGCTCGT includes the following:
- a CDS encoding HAMP domain-containing sensor histidine kinase codes for the protein MTLRLRLLLWLLLALALLWVPLGVLTVRQAQRTVQDTLERAALFRLGFLVSQGQVRIQDLAQIVQEFGGVGFILSPAGRIAYTDLGDYQLPEGLEEALSQGQSFRQIRDNWLWVALPSDVGGLGLGTPLEEVAALPQRLLQIYLGIGGVLALLAFTVGAFGLSRSLRPLDTVSRELARRNAENLEPLPSPLLPEARPAVEAMNTLMNELKAALHRLKVQEQAARRFAYGASHELRNPLAALKGYLEVLQRRPGEPRATEGALREALRMESLLQGLLTLARLEGQGRVPVEPLNLKAFLEQRGLQVEGSGWVEADPRLLSLVIENLVQNAQKHAGGLEKIVLEPEHKGFWLWVYDRGPGFPNEVLPRAFEAFVKNDRSDGVGLGLAMVAAIAQGMGGKARAENRPGGGARVGVWLPGARG
- a CDS encoding response regulator transcription factor; this translates as MALVLLIEDDLGVREALRLGLELEGYQVLEAASGAEGLRKLAEGPDMVVLDVLLPGGDGFGVLREIRRVSAVPVLMLTALDEVEWRVKGLREGADDYLVKPYALSELVARLEALLRRSKRDAEVLSYADVLLYPRKMEARRGERLLELSPKALQILQCFLEHPERLLPKETLMQRVWGEEVEPNTLEVHLSALRRALGEPMLLHTLRGHGYILRK
- a CDS encoding TetR/AcrR family transcriptional regulator, with the protein product MDTRQALLQKARKAFAERGYAATSLEYLARTLGLTKAAVYHHFASKRALLEALLEEGFQETQRGLSRPGTLHERLMALALAYRGQVEPLTALMTAHSSRRGGDQEAVLLAREAMSRVVEQLANILEKVSPGHGRALAVVFTSIVHGAYMTAQHMPGFSAEMLLQEGVDLFVRGLPE